Genomic segment of Pararhodobacter zhoushanensis:
CGAGGATGCGCTGCTGGAACCCCGGCGGCACAACTTTCTGGCCGCCTGGGCGGATATTCGCGGCGAGGCGGCGCTGGCCTGGGCGGATATTTCCACCGGCGAGCTGCGCGTGGTTCCCTGCCCGCGCGTGCGGCTGGCACCCGAGCTGTCGCGGCTGGGCGCGCGCGAGCTGGTGGTGCCCGAGGACATGGCCGGTGAGCTGCGCGAGATGGCGGGCGAGATGGCGCTGGCGCTGGCCGAGCGGGGCCGCGCAAGCTTTGACAGCGCGGCCGGGACCAAGCGGCTGTGCGCGCTGTTCGGGGTGAGCACGCTGGATGGGTTCGGCAGCTTCACGCGCGAGGAGATCGCGGCGCTGGGGGCCTTGGTCGATTATCTGGACCTGACGCAAAAAGGCCGGATGCCACTGTTGCGCACGCCGGTGAAGGAAAGCGCCGGCGCGGCGATGCAGATCGACGGGCCGACGCGGCGCAATCTGGAACTGACGCAGGCGTTGGCCGGGGGGCGTGAGGGCTCGTTGTTGGCCTCGATTGATACCACGGTCACGGCGGGGGGTGCGCGGCTGCTGGAGCGGCGGGTTTCCAGCCCCTCGTGCGATCTGGGGGTGATCCGGGCGCGGCTGGCGGCGGTCGAGGCGCTGGTGGGCGATGATTTGTTGCGCGGTGACCTGCGCGCGGCCCTGAAGGCGGTGCCGGATATTGACCGGGCGCTGTCGCGGCTGGCGCTGGAGCGCGGCGGGCCGCGCGATCTGGCGATGCTGCGCAGTGGCTTGGCGCAGGCCGGGCTGCTGGCGGGCATGCTGGCCGGGGATCTGCCGGACGTGCTGGTCAGCGCGCGGCGGGCATTGGTCGGGCATGACGAATTGGCCGGGCTGCTGGAGGGCACGCTAGCGCAGGATCCGCCGCTGATGGTGCGGGACGGCGGGTTTATCGCGTCTGGCGTAGACGCCGATCTGGACGCCGCGCGCGAGCTGCGCGACGAGGGGCGCAGCGTGATCGCGCGGATGCAGGCGGAGTATGCGACCGAGACGGGGATTTCGGGGCTGAAGATCAAGCATAACAACGTGTTGGGGTATTTTATCGAGACGACCTCGACCCACGCCGAAAAGATGCTGTCGGCCCCGTTGAACGAACGCTTCATGCACCGGCAGACCACGGCCAATCAGGTGCGGTTCACCACGCTGGCGCTGTCCGAGATGGAGACCAAGATCCACAACGCGGGCGCGCGGGCGCTGGAGATCGAGAAACGGCTGTTCGAGGAGCTGCGCGGCGCGGTGATGGCTGCGTCCGCGAAGGTACATGGTGCGGCGCGGGCGCTGGCTGAGGTGGACGTGACGAGCGCGTTTGCCGAACTGGCGCGGGTACGCGACTGGGCGAAGCCACGCGTCGATGACAGCCGGGCCTTTGTCGTCGAGGCCGGGCGGCATCCGGTGGTCGAGGCGGCGCTGGCGCGGGCCGGGCAGCCCTTTGTCGCCAAC
This window contains:
- the mutS gene encoding DNA mismatch repair protein MutS, which translates into the protein MMAQFLEIKAQHADALLFYRMGDFYEMFFDDAVAASAALDIALTKRGKHLDEDIPMCGVPIHAAEGYLLTLIRKGFRVAIAEQMEDPAEAKKRGSKSVVRREVVRLVTPGTLTEDALLEPRRHNFLAAWADIRGEAALAWADISTGELRVVPCPRVRLAPELSRLGARELVVPEDMAGELREMAGEMALALAERGRASFDSAAGTKRLCALFGVSTLDGFGSFTREEIAALGALVDYLDLTQKGRMPLLRTPVKESAGAAMQIDGPTRRNLELTQALAGGREGSLLASIDTTVTAGGARLLERRVSSPSCDLGVIRARLAAVEALVGDDLLRGDLRAALKAVPDIDRALSRLALERGGPRDLAMLRSGLAQAGLLAGMLAGDLPDVLVSARRALVGHDELAGLLEGTLAQDPPLMVRDGGFIASGVDADLDAARELRDEGRSVIARMQAEYATETGISGLKIKHNNVLGYFIETTSTHAEKMLSAPLNERFMHRQTTANQVRFTTLALSEMETKIHNAGARALEIEKRLFEELRGAVMAASAKVHGAARALAEVDVTSAFAELARVRDWAKPRVDDSRAFVVEAGRHPVVEAALARAGQPFVANGLDLEPGDKGAAVWLVTGPNMAGKSTFLRQNALIAILAQAGGYVPARAAHIGMVEQVFSRVGASDDLARGRSTFMVEMVETAAIVNQAGPRAFVILDEIGRGTATYDGLSIAWAVLEHLHSVNRCRALFATHYHEMVGLADRLEGVENATVAVREWEGDVVFLHEVRKGAADRSYGVQVARLAGLPDAVIVRAREVLEMLERGDEGQRGATTLIDDLPLFAMSAPAPVRKAAPKVSVVEERLKDVHPDALSPREALALLYELRGLLGGA